TCGAAAATGGAAATAGACCAAAATGGGAATAATTAAAAATCCCGCTAAAAATTCAGGACTTGCAAATCGAAACATCTACCGTCTTTACCTTTCCAGATCATCTCTTTTGTAATCTTCCGGCGGGGTTGCCCCGTTTCCACCATCCGAGTGCCGTTTGAAATCCACAACACCCTCTTCTGCGGTAGCGGATTCTGCGGAAACAGACGCCCCTTCTTCCACGGGTTCTTCTGATACGGGCGCCGGTTCGTCCCCGGCCGTTTCAACAATTTGTGTCTCCCGAACAAATTGAAAGGCCCAGTCGATGACCTTTTGATTCTCCTCGTCTTCGGGATTGTATTTCGCAAATTTAACCAGATCACACAATTCCGTAAATTCTGTCATCAGCTGCACGTGCTCGTCTGAAATAGGAATTGCCTTAAGTTCCCGCAGCAATTCGGAACTCGTCAAATCCAGGGCATCCACCCCAAAACGCCCGCCAATGTAACGCCGGATAATTTCGGACACCTCGCTGTAGTACGCTTTCACTTGTCCCTTTTCAAGAAGATCGGAATGCTGCAGGTGCTCCAAAGCTTCCAGAGCCAGTTCGTGCGGCGGCCGAGGGGGTTCCGTTTTTACGGGAATGAGCGGCTTCCCGGAGCGCTTGCGCACCCAGAAATAAATAAGCGCACCCAGGATGATCAACCCGAGTAATCCCCACAGTCCGTATTTT
The Calditrichota bacterium genome window above contains:
- a CDS encoding protein BatD, with product MRKTNRTGNLKQAVILGILWVTLLAGNSFSDTGKISIQSAVDRSQITIGDVITYTVTVTRDKNVKVKLPGLAENLGQFEIRDYKVFDPVRRDGKIIDRVQYKISTFDTGDFQIPPIAVQYTIPPDTVKHVLKSEAIKIHVQSVVPSQEGDIKDIKPPVEIPFDWHPYVKYGLWGLLGLIILGALIYFWVRKRSGKPLIPVKTEPPRPPHELALEALEHLQHSDLLEKGQVKAYYSEVSEIIRRYIGGRFGVDALDLTSSELLRELKAIPISDEHVQLMTEFTELCDLVKFAKYNPEDEENQKVIDWAFQFVRETQIVETAGDEPAPVSEEPVEEGASVSAESATAEEGVVDFKRHSDGGNGATPPEDYKRDDLER